The Oncorhynchus tshawytscha isolate Ot180627B linkage group LG20, Otsh_v2.0, whole genome shotgun sequence genome has a window encoding:
- the LOC112214469 gene encoding E3 ubiquitin-protein ligase KCMF1 has product MSRHEGVSCDACLKGNFRGRRYKCLICYDYDLCASCYESGATTTRHTTEHAMQCILTRVDFDLYYGGEAFSVEQPQSFSCPYCGKMGYTETSLQEHVASEHTETSTEVICPICAALPGGDPNHVTDDFAAHLTLEHRAPRDLDESSGVRHVRRMFHPGRGLGGPRARRTNMHFTSSSTGGLSSSQSSSYSPSNREAMDPIAELLSQLSGVRRSAGGQLNSSGPSASQLQQLQMQLQLERQQAQAARQQLETARNTTRRSNPGGNISATIPPPSAVANSAGVAESNPMASHSSQFLLTRLNEPKMSEVERQVLEGERADRSLFVQELLLSTLMREESSSSDEDERRDFASFGAMGCVDIMPLDVALENLNLKESGTGSYGSSSRSSKEPPPPPL; this is encoded by the exons ATGTCCCGACATGAGG GTGTGAGCTGTGACGCGTGTTTAAAAGGGAACTTCAGAGGGCGCCGGTACAAGTGTTTAATTTGCTACGACTACGACCTGTGCGCGTCGTGCTACGAGAGCGGCGCCACCACAACGAGACACACGACAGAACACGCCATGCAGTGTATATTAACCAGGGTAGACTTTG ACCTGTATTACGGCGGTGAGGCGTTCTCAGTAGAGCAGCCCCAGAGCTTTTCTTGTCCTTACTGTGGTAAAATGGGATACACAGAGACATCCCTACAGGAGCATGTCGCCTCCGAGCATACAGAGACCTCCACAGAGGTG ATCTGTCCAATATGTGCTGCGTTGCCGGGCGGGGACCCCAATCATGTGACCGACGACTTTGCTGCTCATCTCACACTTGAACACAGAGCACCTAGAGATTTA GATGAGTCCAGCGGCGTCCGGCACGTGCGTCGGATGTTCCACCCTGGTCGCGGGCTGGGCGGTCCCAGGGCACGCAGGACCAACATGCACTTTACTAGCAGCTCCACCGGGGGGCTCTCCTCCTCACAGAGCTCCTCGTACTCACCCAGTAACAGGGAAGCCATGGACCCCATAGCAG AGCTGTTGTCTCAGCTGTCGGGCGTGCGGCGCTCGGCGGGCGGCCAGCTCAACTCGTCGGGCCCGTCCGCATCTCAGCTGCAGCAGTTACAGATGCAGTTGCAGCTGGAGCGCCAGCAGGCCCAGGCGGCCCGGCAACAGCTGGAGACGGCCAGGAACACCACGCGACGCTCCAACCCCGGCGGCAACATCAGCGCCACCATCCCCCCGCCCAGCGCCGTCGCCAACTCGGCCGGCGTGGCCGAGAGCAACCCCATGGCCTCCCACAGCTCCCAGTTCCTGCTCACACG GTTAAACGAGCCCAAGATGTCGGAGGTGGAGCGGCAGGTGCTGGAGGGCGAGCGCGCCGACCGCAGCCTGTTCGTTCAGGAGCTGCTGCTGAGCACGCTGATGCGCGAGGAGAGCTCTTCCTCGGACGAGGACGAGCGGCGAGATTTTGCCAGCTTTGGGGCCATGGGCTGCGTGGATATCATGCCTTTAGACGTGGCCCTGGAGAATCTCAACCTCAAGGAGAGCGGTACAGGCAGCTACGGCAGCAGCTCGAGGAGCTCTAAGGAGCCTCCACCGCCTCCTCTTTGA